The nucleotide sequence GACCCTACATTTTGAGAAATGTGTCCAAAGATCTGCAATACTATATGAATGCGTGTGTGGAGAGCTTAGTTTTAACATTAAGCTCCTTTACTATTCACACATAGGTGCAAAAGGCAGTTCACGGAATCTGTAGCAATTTATTCCAACACCATATCGAAGGCCTCGATGCGGTCTCTGTCGCCATTTTGCAGTGTGGAGGTCTCCGTTTCGTAATTGGATATGGAGAAAACCAGTGAATTCACCAACCTGAGTTTTGTATTGCGCGAGACGTTTCGGCCTCTCCACATCTTATGCAGTTGAGACATTGCATTTTTGGTAAACCCTATACGCCTCCTTACctcttttatttttcatccaGCCTCTTTGACCGGAAAGCCGTTGTGTCTCCTGCTGTAAAGGGTGGAACGTTCGCCTGCGATTGACATCGTGCTCCACAAAACAACAGTACAATACAGATTTGCTTAGTAACGTAGACCTGTTTCTGAAAACATTAAACGCGAGACTAAATCGCAAAAGaaatttaagtatttaaatCGTATCTTTTAATAACTCATCCAATATAATTGagaattcgacctcatgcctcaaggtggtaGACGGCTTTCGCGCTGTGATGCGATAGGCTCCTACTAATACTTTAGATCAGGTGGATTGTGAGCATATTTATCTACGTGGTTTTAATGTACTGATTTAATTTTCTTGCAATCTTTCTGTACAGTGCGAAGAAAGATTCATCAGATTGTTTCAGTACATGTTAAGGTCTCTTTGATTAGGTATATTTTACACAATATAATCGAGATTTCAGGGTCTTTTAGCGACATGACCCACGCGGGAAAGGTACTCGATGTGATGCAATACCAGAACATGCCATAACTCTTCTTCCTAGCATTATCTCGGTCTAGGGCCATGGTCCGCTTTCCTACTTAAACTCCTCCACTTTGCTCTTTCTACGGCATCCTTCTGAGTGAGGTTATTCTGCTCGATATCCGCTTTACCACATACAACCAACGATTCTTGGGCCTACCGCGGGATCTCAGACCTATTACGTAGAGGTTGAAGTATCTATTCCCGACGTAGTCTGGCCATACTGCTAATAGAAGAACGTGTTTTTTTTCAGGCAACGGCTGGTACAACCGAGGTCTGCTCGCGGTCCTCAGCATGGCGCTGCTAGGGATGGGCATTGACATATTCGGTTTCTCCGTCATCGTGACCGGTTGCACGTGCGACTTTCAGCTTGAGCATTACCAGAAAAACATACTTTTGTCCATGTCTTTTGTTGGTGGGTATCTCAAGATTACTTAACATCAAAAGTACACGAGTGATAATCTTTGAAAAAGCTTTAAAAGGTTGCTATTGTAACTTAAAGTACTAACATATAGTTCTTATCAATAGTATGGCTTAATTAAATGGAAAGACTAAGTTTAACTACACATTCGGGAGTCGATGGAGACTAACGCCTTCTTTCGCCATCATGCCACCGAAACTTCTTATTTCCAGGTCCAATTTTAACATCCTACCTGTGGGGCTATCTGTCAGATACCCACGGTCGTAGAGCAAGTCTACTGATCGGGCTTTGGGTCAGCTTTCTAGCGTCAACTCTAAGCGCATTCTCCGCTAACTGGATCATGCTAGCAGTCTTAAAAGCTTTCAGTACTAGTTTGTAAGTATTCGACTACTTCTGATAAGTTCTAATAAACAGACAGGGGAGTAGTGCCTACCCGTCCGGTACATGTTAAAGATTTCCTTCCACCGAGACTTAAGTCGCTTGGAGGAACCACAGGAACTTGAGTCTTAGGGACAAGGCGGTCCGGCAGGAAAATGATTAAGGATATTACTACAAAGAATAAATGATATGCacaagttgtcgtggcctaaaggattagacgtctggtgcattcgtgttgaactatgcaccgatgttcgaatctcaggcgaataccactttttctaatgaaatacgtactcaacaaatgttcacgattgactttcacggtgaaggaataacatcgtgtaatgaaaatgaaacccgcaaaattataatttgcgtaattactggtggtaggacctcttctgagtccgcgcgggtaggtaccaccgccctgcctatttctgccgtgaatcagtaatgcgtttcggtctgaaggatagggcagccgttgtaactatactgatatcttagaacttatatctctaggtgggtggcgcatttcagttgtagatgtctatgggctccagtaaccacttaacaccaggtaggctgtgagctcgtcgacccatctaagcaataaaaaaatatatatatacaaaaatcttTCACTTCGATTGTTTTAAGCGAATTTTCTCTTGAGGAgtatctatttattatattttgtcaaAAGTTGCAGTTCAGCGCAGTCTTGTACATATACGTTACTGGGGGAATCGTGCACTCAGAAAGTGCGAGACTTCTACATGCTGCTGATGACGAGCGTGCTAATGCTGTTCTTGCTCTCCTACGTCGGTAACGTATCGTCATTGAACTCGTCAGTCTGAAGTCATGCATAGTTGAGAGGAAACTCTTGACGAAGTTTTTGACATTTTTGATAAATGATTGTGTTTTGAAATTGTGTAGACAGTAACGTGAGGTGGGGGCGTTCTAAAAATACTTGGATGGACTGTGTGAACGAGGATATGCGAGTGAAGGGTGTGAGTGtgaatggaaaaagaggacATTCTGCACCGATCCTCCATTgtgggataagggcaagaagTAGAAGAGTGTTTTATTCAAACTTCTCCTGTTGTATAAACGGGGGAACAAACCCacggcgcacctggtgttaggttgccggagcacatagacaccATGACGTGAATGCTACCGACCCTCAAGATGGTCGAGGCGAGGTCGAAGTCTGATTAGTATAATGCTACCACTGTCCTTCGTCGTGGCCATCAAAAACATGACGCAGTTAAAACGTTCGCAATTATAAAACGAATAAAAGTCagattcaatcataaaataggTTTAATTaacacccccccccccccctccagACCCCCCAACGCCACAACCCCTTCCCAATTCCTCTCCAACCCCGACCCCCAACCAACCCCTCCCCAACCCCTCTCCTCAACTCCCCTCCCCAAACCCAATCTCCCTCAAGTTTTGTCTCCTAGGCTTGTTATAAGTGTCACGGTACAACTGATGTCTGTCAAAGCTATCTTGCGTGGCGCTTTGCCAGTTGACATAGCTTTTCGTTCAATGCACTCGGGATCAAGATGAAATGAACCTTGATCGCGACATTAATGTCTAAAGGGTTGACCGCACAGCGTCAGCATCACCGGCTCCTGGCCATCGGTTTGAACACCTCTCTTCCATTGCAGTTCCTGGATATTACATTCTAAATATGAATTTCTCCATCGATATCGGCCTGATGAACTTTACCCCGTGGAGGCTTCTAACTATTGTTATGGCTCTGCCTCTGGGCATCAGCGCGATTGGCCTGCAGCTCTGCATAGAGAGTCCCAAGTTCTTTATCAGCGTCGGGCGGCAGGACGATGCGGTGAATAGTCTTCAAGCGATTTACATGAAGAATGGTGGAATCAAAAACAAATACCCGGTGAATACTATAAAATGCTTCATAagatttttttgagtttttttgttttgtttagatgAGCGGATAAGATCACGTCccttctggtgttaaatggttaatcaagtccaaagacatctacaatgtgaaAGCCACCACCCACCACGAAACatgagatctaaggtctcaatttttacagtacaatggctgcctcatccttcgaaccgaaacgcattactgctacacggcagaaataggcagagtggtggcaccttcccgtgtggactcacaagactagTAATGTTAAAATGAAACCATAGAAACGTTCAGATCCGTGATGAGGTTTATGCTCTTAAAAAGGCTCACAGAAATTCGGGGGTTTCCCCCTTAATAGTTTCACGAAGgtagaccagcatacggcccgtAAGATAGGATTTTTTATCCCCGTAGGATCCTGCACTTCACGACTTAACGACTAAAAAcccttgtaattttaaattaatctaattaaaCTTTTCAGTCATAACAACAAAAGCAGTGATAAACTATATTTCCCTCTGGTATAGTCATGATGTAGTGTAAGACATTGGTCGTAGTTAATTATTTCTgtatataactagctgacccggcagacttcgtagtgccgcaatcgataaataaaagacctaaacttttgtacaaaataaacttaaatccgTCCGACGCGTGAGAcagcaaaggaaaaacaaaatgttattttgatttaattccgagcattttcatatttatctaccttttaaaccttctctggacttccacaaataattcaagaccaaaattagccaaatcggttcagccgttctcgagttttagcgagactaacgaacagtaattcatttttatatatagaaataataattatctattGCTAAGGTACGGAACGTGTATATAAGTCAGGAGACGAGCAGGAAGGGCGAGGGGAAGCCGCTACTGCAGTCCCTGAAGGACCAGACCTTCCCTTTGTTCAAGCCGCCGCTACTCCGCCGGACCGTGCAGCTATTCTTTCTGACCTCCGTTATTTACAGCATGTACGTATTTAGCGGCAAAGTGACCCGTGTAGGAGCAGCTGAGAGACGCAGTGTCGGATGTTACCGATTTGTGGTATTCGTATTGTAAATGTCAGCGGGTTTACGGATAACGGATACTTTTCGTCTAGGCTcacatcatttcggatcctcccgatccactaacggagcttttaccacaagcaccggtcatcgttctcgtcgaacccgtcgcttgcgacgaaaggctcgacgagtaaattaaccctcagacacagcccactgagtttctcgtcggatcttctcagtgggtcgagtttccgatcgggtggtagattctgcgaagcactgctcttgctagggttcgtgttagcaacatcgtcaggtttgagccccatgagctcacctactagttaaggttacgctgaaatagcctctcaaggctctcagcttaggtaggaaaaaaaaaaactaggctAGCATGACCCGGGCAACTGTTTATCTGCTATGGTAAATACGACAGCATATCCACTTCGGGATTTAACGTATCAATAGCTGGAATATCctcataggctaccagcgaatgggtagggaaaaaaaaaatacctaccaACGGATAATATAATCGGCTGGTAGTTTACGGACCAGAGAGAGTGACATAACCAAATCTTTGTCCGGGGGAAATACAACATGTTCCATTCTgtcttaattatatatttaacggTACACGTTTAGTTTCTGTCGTCTAGGGATTCATGCTTTCAAgaaatataacaatataaatgtACTTATTTATACACCCTTAATCTCTTATTAATTGCTATCTGAAATCGGCGACCTTTAAAACTACAAACCCCCTTTAAAGTGTACAGGATTGAGACAAAGGGGACATAGCTGGTGAGCTGTAAAGACTCTACTGTTACAGCAACAACAGTCTCGTGATGTGGATGCCGTCCATCGTCCAGGCCTTCGCTTACGGGATGGACTCGGCCGGCGCCGGCTCCATGAGCTTATGTGAGATCATCATCAGCACGCAGTACCACAACACTCCTGTTGATTCTGTATGTCACTTGAAGATATATTGCTTTTAGCGAATTAAGGCCAATCGTATTTGCGTTTGCTTGCAATGGGATCAGTAGACAAACGAACTGACGGTCTAGCGTTACTGGTTACCAGAGTTCCTAGATACGACATGATCCATTTGAATACAGGACTCATCCGACCTTTAGTATTATAAAAGCGCTCGTAAAAACCCCCTTAAAGTATCTGTATAGCAATAATATCCATGGACATTCTGTATTTTGTAACGTATGTCCATGGGGAGTGCtatgaggaattgtttgagataataccaccgtctcgtttttaccatcacaccgcccgccactggagtagagttcattatcaaactacctggagccactgcgttcaaccACActacgtttccagagatcttttctgccacgtaccatccggctttggaatgagctccccttcacggtgtttaccgagcgctatgacatgtccttcttcaaacgaggcttgtggagagtacttaacggtttAGCAGCGCGTTGGTTCctaccctggcattgctgaggttcatgggcgacggtaaccattcaccatcaggtgggccgtatgctcgtctgcataggCAGACGCCTTCTATATGGCCAAAAATTACAACGCTGTCTCTGATGCAATACCTCTTGAACATTCTTAAGTCCTGTATGGTAATGAACATTGAAAGGTGAATTCACGTTAGTTTTGAGGTTCAAAGGAAAACGTACACGAGACAAGTGGTCTCAGACGACAGGACAAAATGTGATCCTAAGGCCTTTAGTTAAATAGAAATCACCCGGACACTACGTCGAAAAGCCGATTGGATTACTATCAAGATATGCCTTTACTTTCAATAAGTTGCCCCAAATTGGgactgaattaaaaatagtaataactaACAATTTTGAGCCCTTTCACCGCGACATCTGggaacactggtggtaggacctcttgtgagtccgcacgggtaggtaccatcaccccgcctatttcggccgtgaagcagtaactatactgagaccttagaacttatc is from Bombyx mori chromosome 6, ASM3026992v2 and encodes:
- the LOC101738662 gene encoding synaptic vesicle 2-related protein isoform X1, with the translated sequence MTELLLKINCLVHFVFVKEIPSLTRDELLETYLNASENNSFGIDTIKATRRFREWYFVNMTSNNSYVNTEDNYDMKRVSTVERSHGWEPECNSHEGSYSYEEAINLAGNGWYNRGLLAVLSMALLGMGIDIFGFSVIVTGCTCDFQLEHYQKNILLSMSFVGPILTSYLWGYLSDTHGRRASLLIGLWVSFLASTLSAFSANWIMLAVLKAFSTSFCSSAQSCTYTLLGESCTQKVRDFYMLLMTSVLMLFLLSYVVPGYYILNMNFSIDIGLMNFTPWRLLTIVMALPLGISAIGLQLCIESPKFFISVGRQDDAVNSLQAIYMKNGGIKNKYPVRNVYISQETSRKGEGKPLLQSLKDQTFPLFKPPLLRRTVQLFFLTSVIYSINNSLVMWMPSIVQAFAYGMDSAGAGSMSLCEIIISTQYHNTPVDSLTCTSSLEERTLFSGIFHGLLFSGITVCVSKFAAHKKALLIAFLAIPLVSSAAAVLNQDEYASLVLFVGMMMTNLCMGVLFSYYVELYPTSHRGMAACLGVMVARLSGLAGVNFIGSYVMTHCAATFYAFSAYLFCGIVVAYFLPAPVAKTDAECTNEA
- the LOC101738662 gene encoding synaptic vesicle 2-related protein isoform X2, with protein sequence MALLGMGIDIFGFSVIVTGCTCDFQLEHYQKNILLSMSFVGPILTSYLWGYLSDTHGRRASLLIGLWVSFLASTLSAFSANWIMLAVLKAFSTSFCSSAQSCTYTLLGESCTQKVRDFYMLLMTSVLMLFLLSYVVPGYYILNMNFSIDIGLMNFTPWRLLTIVMALPLGISAIGLQLCIESPKFFISVGRQDDAVNSLQAIYMKNGGIKNKYPVRNVYISQETSRKGEGKPLLQSLKDQTFPLFKPPLLRRTVQLFFLTSVIYSINNSLVMWMPSIVQAFAYGMDSAGAGSMSLCEIIISTQYHNTPVDSLTCTSSLEERTLFSGIFHGLLFSGITVCVSKFAAHKKALLIAFLAIPLVSSAAAVLNQDEYASLVLFVGMMMTNLCMGVLFSYYVELYPTSHRGMAACLGVMVARLSGLAGVNFIGSYVMTHCAATFYAFSAYLFCGIVVAYFLPAPVAKTDAECTNEA